The Arachis duranensis cultivar V14167 unplaced genomic scaffold, aradu.V14167.gnm2.J7QH unplaced_Scaffold_232527, whole genome shotgun sequence genome contains a region encoding:
- the LOC127744207 gene encoding uncharacterized protein LOC127744207 translates to MYLDKTLEYLRRFSETEVRHITQDLNSRADALSKLAGTKPGGNNRSLIQEILQEPPVMKIEAKQDVLEVSGLDLRWMTPLIEYIKFDILPKEEKEAKKIRKEAQSYILVKNILYKRGISTPLPKCVPTSKTTEVLEEVHNGICENNLGARSLTRKVIRARFYWLTLQKDATDFVRKCQPCQLSCRSPRRAHQHNFSMAFCEMGIGPTRTLSPSA, encoded by the coding sequence ATGTACTTAGACAAAACTTTGGAGTACTTAAGGCGATTCTCGGAGACCGAGGTCAGACACATAACTCAGGATCTTAACAGCAGAGCAGACGCCCTCTCCAAGTTAGCAGGTACAAAGCCAGGAGGAAATAACAGAAGCTTGATCCAAGAAATTCTCCAAGAGCCCCCCGTCATGAAAATAGAGGCTAAGCAAGATGTCTTAGAGGTATCCGGCTTGGACCTCAGGTGGATGACCCCATTAATTGAATACATAAAATTCGACATCCTACCCAAGGAGGAAAAAGAAGCCAAGAAAATACGGAAAGAAGCACAAAGTTACATATTGGTGAAAAATATCCTCTATAAAAGAGGAATATCCACACCATTGCCGAAGTGCGTCCCAACCTCAAAGACAACAGAAGTTCTGGAAGAGGTACACAATGGCATTTGCGAAAAcaatctcggagcaaggtctcTAACCAGAAAAGTTATCCGAGCCAGGTTTTACTGGCTAACCTTGCAAAAGGATGCTACCGACTTCGTAAGAAAATGTCAGCCATGCCAACTTTCATGTCGCTCCCCCCGAAGAGCTCATCAGCataacttctccatggccttttgcgAAATGGGGATTGGACCTACTCGGACCCTTTCCCCAAGTGCCTGA
- the LOC127744268 gene encoding UDP-D-apiose/UDP-D-xylose synthase 2 has protein sequence MASSRVDLDGNPIKPITICMIGAGGFIGSHLCEKLMTETPHTVLALDVYNDKIKHLLEPETNPWHGRINFHRLNIKHDSRLEGLIKMADLTINLAAICTPADYNTRPLDTIYSNFIDALPVVKYCSENNKRLIHFSTCEVYGKTIGSFLPKDSPLRKDPAYYVLKEDESPCIFGSIEKQRWSYACAKQLIERLIYAEGAENGLEFTIVRPFNWIGPRMDFIPGIDGPSEGVPRVLACFSNNLLRKEPLKLVDGGQSQRTFVYIKDAIEAVLLMIENPARANGHIFNVGNPNNEVTVRQLGEMMVKVYSKVSGDPPLENATVDVSSKEFYGEGYDDSDKRIPDMTIINRQLGWNPKTSLWDLLESTLTYQHRTYAEAIKKVIAKPVAS, from the exons ATGGCTTCCTCGAGAGTGGATCTAGATGGGAACCCAATAAAGCCCATAACGATTTGCATGATCGGTGCCGGAGGTTTCATAGGCTCCCACCTCTGCGAGAAGCTCATGACGGAGACGCCGCACACGGTGCTCGCTTTGGACGTTTACAACGACAAGATCAAGCACCTCTTGGAGCCTGAAACCAATCCATGGCATGGTAGAATCAACTTCCACCGCCTCAACATCAAGCACGATTCGAGGCTCGAAGGTCTTATCAAAATGGCAGATCTG ACGATTAATTTGGCTGCTATATGCACTCCTGCGGATTACAACACGCGCCCTCTGGACACCATTTATAGCAACTTCATCGATGCACTACCAGTG GTGAAGTACTGTTCTGAAAACAACAAGCGTCTCATTCATTTTTCGACCTGTGAAGTGTATGGGAAAACCATTGGGAGCTTTCTCCCTAAGGATAGCCCGCTTCGTAAG GATCCTGCATACTATGTACTTAAAGAAGATGAGTCTCCATGCATTTTTGGTTCCATTGAAAAACAGAGATGGTCTTATGCCTGTGCAAAGCAGTTGATTGAGAGGCTGATTTATG CTGAGGGTGCTGAAAATGGTTTGGAGTTCACAATTGTGCGACCTTTTAATTGGATTGGACCACGAATGGATTTCATTCCCGGCATTGATGGTCCAAGTGAAGGTGTTCCTCGTGTTCTGGCATGCTTTAGCAAT AATCTCCTGAGGAAAGAGCCCCTAAAGCTTGTGGATGGTGGTCAATCCCAAAGGACCTTTGTTTATATTAAGGATGCTATTGAAGCTGTCTTGTTGATGATT GAAAATCCTGCTAGGGCTAATGGACACATCTTTAATGTTGGTAACCCAAACAATGAGGTTACAGTTAGGCAGCTTGGGGAAATGATGGTTAAG GTTTACTCTAAGGTAAGTGGAGATCCACCTTTGGAAAATGCTACAGTTGATGTGAGCTCTAAAGAATTTTATGGTGAGGGATACGATGATAGCGACAAGCGAATTCCAGACATGACCATCATTAACAGACAGCTTG GATGGAACCCAAAAACCTCACTTTGGGACTTGCTTGAATCCACACTGACCTATCAGCACAGGACCTATGCTGAAGCCATTAAGAAAGTGATTGCTAAACCTGTTGCAAGTTAA